A stretch of Malassezia japonica chromosome 6, complete sequence DNA encodes these proteins:
- the FAR11 gene encoding Factor arrest protein 11 (EggNog:ENOG503NW4G; COG:S; BUSCO:EOG09260RVQ) produces MEVHQGAVDESGAAGATRPRSAAASASSPPQDQGDAVRAFLAASEVHFALGDDADCHENELEEFYSYVEAPIFAENRASWQEWCADHWGFEAPQGTWAGLAPGARRQVLQRLLAALDLHDPAQRLRASRALLYHLQGSFDEAESDADQMRWVRTNAEMLLELGGVDDIFAACKRACWKHDWFSALPDYLAPDGQEPLLTPDAKAEYLEEINVEVTVHFAQLYAILEMLRGDEVLGESLMALEPPLPVFLFSLVANLREKSIKGFPVKKLVLLLWKSLLAALGGTKEIGSAKTRMRYREGLGARTKDALRSPTTPEDVRQFRAELAAKYPTLLTSRAMENLNAADELAMATRPLPGRHTHADDPAGSEAPRQENRANAGPPALKQGKQKFQTDQNRPFVLPYTPGIAARDAAPASIQEALQLYGGHLYIDTGVWQTCCVREQLFAEMQGGAKEAPSLIHRESDAAVQALQQSLAAMQLPPTPMDGASSEADDERLRRVDEIYSAVLPEMQSAVIVLLKLMLATTTSGGTNSAYSRAVGEGIPSEKAPDPTLEDLDIVRHREILNKGISALLLLSLRWFKASHVLKMEYLAQVMLDSNILLLILKIFGLQEVNQFVRWRCEVQPFGLLSYCRLVSSRNASPASPQAILETAKLRIGDVWDQFPDDPPRLSHATPPDPESRAPPSSSAYSWRNFSTTANLTQILHKICKHKAHRILLLVQYKSAAILKRTLRVQHTGLQQYVLKLIKSQVPFCGRKWRQSNMRIITLIYLLCKPTLRDDWLGGGDIDAEVEASLPEEQTLRTLIQFYNQTRYAARTAIAGAGEEQSMRRTASTASDARSESAHPMDASVAFEREAFPLGNRPTAAGTPGRYISDDAVEGYLDVYEDVLREMFDAASDPLEALAQHVADDEAQDVVPGRSPTPSAPAVHEPPATPAEREDENRNDWEHLSPREMRVLASSPNASGTSPKGGRHVSWSHTDTAAIDRRVNSSPAQLRPILHWNMEDLVEDALTTEQSDEPAPPEAAPKSPLAIPEAPLPSPQPGGIDEVEHIFGA; encoded by the coding sequence ATGGAGGTCCACCAAGGGGCGGTGGACGAGAGCGGGGCagcgggcgcgacgcggccgcgcagtgcggccgcgtccgcctcgagcccACCCCAGGACCAGGGCGATGCGGTGCGTGCGTTCCTTGCTGCGAGCGAGGTGCactttgcgctcggcgacgacgccgactGCCACGAGAACGAGCTGGAAGAGTTCTACTCGTACGTCGAGGCCCCCATCTTTGCCGAGAACCGTGCAAGCTGGCAGGAGTGGTGTGCGGACCACTGGGGCTTCGAGGCGCCACAAGGGACGTGGGCCGGcctcgcgcccggcgcgcgccgccaggtgctgcagcgcctgctcgccgcgctcgacctgcacGATCCGGCacagcgcctgcgtgcgtcgcgtgcgctgctaTACCATCTGCAGGGCTCGTttgacgaggccgagagcgacgcggaccAGATGCGCTGGGTGCGCACAAACGCCGAAatgctgctcgagctcggcggcgtggacgATATCTTTGCGGCGTGCAAGCGCGCGTGCTGGAAGCACGACTGGTTCAGTGCGCTGCCCGACTATCTTGCGCCGGACGGGCAGGAGCCGCTGCTCACGCCGGATGCCAAGGCAGAGTACCTCGAGGAGATCAACGTCGAGGTGACGGTGCactttgcgcagctctATGCGATCCTCGAGAtgctgcgtggcgacgaggtgctcggcgagtcgctcatggcgctcgagccgccgctTCCCGTGTTTCTCTTTTCTCTCGTGGCGAATCTCCGGGAAAAGAGCATCAAGGGGTTTCCGGTCAAGAAGCTCGTACTGCTCCTCTGGAAATCGCTCCTCGCGGCCCTCGGCGGGACCAAGGAGATCGGCAGCGCCAAGACGCGCATGCGGTACCGCGAGGGactcggcgcacgcaccaaggatgcgctgcgctcgccgaccacgcccgaggacgtgcgccaATTCCGCGCAGAGCTCGCGGCAAAGTACCCGACGCTCCTCACATCGCGCGCGATGGAAAACCTAAAcgctgccgacgagctcgccaTGGCCACGCGGCCGCTCCCAGGgcggcacacgcacgccgacgacccggccggcagcgaggcgccccGCCAGGAAAACCGCGCAAACGCGGGGCCGCCCGCTTTGAAGCAGGGCAAGCAAAAGTTCCAGACGGACCAGAACCGCCCGTTTGTCCTCCCGTACACGCCCGggatcgccgcgcgcgacgcggcgccggcgagcatccaagaggcgctgcagctctaCGGCGGGCACCTGTACATTGACACGGGCGTGTGGCAGACGTGCTGCGtccgcgagcagctcttTGCCGAGATGCAGGGCGGCGCAAAAgaggcgccgtcgctcaTCCACCGCGAGtccgacgcggcggtccAGGCACTGCAGcagtcgctcgcggcgatgcAGCTGCCGCCCACCCCGAtggacggcgcgtcgagcgaggcggacgacgagcgcctgcgccgcgtcgacgagatCTACAGCGCGGTGCTGCCCGAGATGCAGAGCGCGGTGATCGTCCTGCTGAAGCTCATGCTCGCGACGACCACGTCGGGCGGGACAAACAGCGCCTATTCGCGTGCGGTCGGCGAAGGGATCCCGTCCGAAAAAGCGCCGGATcccacgctcgaggacttGGACATTGTGCGCCACCGCGAGATCCTAAACAAGGGCATCAGCGCACTCTTGCTCCTGTCGCTGCGCTGGTTCAAGGCGAGCCATGTACTAAAGATGGagtacctcgcgcaggtcaTGCTCGACTCCAACATCCTCCTCCTCATCCTCAAGATCTTTGGCCTGCAAGAGGTGAACCAGTTtgtgcgctggcgctgcgagGTCCAGCCGTTTGGCCTCTTGTCGTACTGCCGGCTGGTGAGCAGCCGCAatgcgtcgcccgcgtcgccacaggcgatcctcgagacggccaagctgcgcatcggcgacgtcTGGGACCAGTTTCCCGACGATCCCCCGCGTCTGtcgcacgcgacgccgcccgaccccgagtcgcgcgcgccgccgagcagctcggcgtacTCGTGGCGCAACTTTTCCACCACGGCGAACCTCACGCAGATTCTGCACAAGATCTGCAAGCACAAAGCGCACCGCATCCTGTTGCTGGTGCAGTACAAAAGCGCCGCGATCCTCAAGCGGACACTGCGTGTGCAGCACACGGGCCTGCAGCAGTACGTGCTGAAGCTCATCAAGAGCCAGGTGCCGTTCTGCGGCCGCAAGTGGCGCCAGTCCAACATGCGTATCATCACCCTGATTTACCTCCTCTGCAAGcccacgctgcgcgacgactggctgggcggcggcgataTCGACGCTGAGGTCGaggcgtcgctgccggaAGAGCAGACACTGCGCACCCTCATCCAGTTCTACAACCAGACGCGctacgcggcgcgcacggcgatcGCGGGCGCGGGTGAGGAGCAAagcatgcggcgcacggcgtcgaccgcgagcgacgcacgcagTGAGTCGGCGCATCCGATggacgcgagcgtcgcgttcgagcgcgaggcgtttCCGCTCGGCAACCGCCCCACCGCCGCGGGGACGCCGGGACGCTACATTTccgacgacgcggtcgagggCTACCTGGACGTCTACGAGGATgtcctgcgcgagatgTTTGACGCGGCGTCCGAcccgctcgaggcgctcgcacAGCAcgtggccgacgacgaggcacaGGACGTCGTGCCGGGCCGGTCCCCGAcgccctcggcgcccgccgtgcacgagccgcccgcgacgccggccgagcgcgaggacgagaaCCGGAATGACTGGGAGCACCTGAGTCCCCGAGAAATGCGGGTCCTTGCATCCTCGCCGAACGCGAGCGGGACGTCGCCCAAGGGCGGCCGCCACGTCTCCTGGTCGCACACGGACACCGCCGCGATCGACCGCCGCGTCAACTCGAGCCCCGCCCAGCTCCGCCCGATCCTGCACTGGAACATGGAAGATTTGGTCGAAGACGCGCTCACTACCGAGCagagcgacgagcccgcgccgccggaagCCGCACCGAAATCGCCTCTGGCTATCCCCGAGGCCCCGCTGCCTTCCCCGCAGCCGGGCGgcatcgacgaggtggAGCACATCTTTGGCGCGTAG
- a CDS encoding uncharacterized protein (COG:S; EggNog:ENOG503P8XX) produces the protein MAKDASGTLRKVAPQTRPAADFAFSQLNTAVPMILSAAGFNGGSANACVLLGELVQRFLALLARTSAESAQAANRTEPTAWDVEMSLEHVMGFGALTELKEWADEEGVWKRDLSQLIPEPVLKQRARLAEYVSLGEKKSVSELHYLPISDGMRAELEVRRAIDEAEEDAWVWDETPPHADDVEAEEPLAETTTDTPSYIPPFLPAFPDLDALPGEEMHIEPEPAKEEAPGPAPMPRPPPVILPTAATELDQDGIRRIWRRRLPVYTGSLVEGAPPATSFPSLDAARNGPAPEKAQKRSSLDAFMHATEELAEESARPTPVYLTSLTHSHHVNPNSAAFIDGAVKRRRLAHCFVDPQRYEPNDSMHGCVDLHPASPAWVPGPSLLITIPSAQGNMEESAHAAPVFTPINPQGRVVATAPPSGALFPTMSYRFPAQLYNGVRVVAPAPLLRVFSRSGDPPAVLDDHHTERVFHGMAASRTLMTGTMMSVQHRHSLSVMINRYRGGNSILHPALERLRFSLAAQLAAQRRALHAEEAEQLEEEPIRGERIKMPIAGTLVHAWDWPTVLPWADAEERPATTQ, from the exons ATGGCAAAGGACGCCAGCgggacgctgcgcaaggtcgcGCCGCAGACGCGGCCGGCTGCCGACTTTGCGTTTTCGCAGCTGAATACGGCTGTGCCTATGATTTTGTCTGCTGCTGGATTCAACGGGGGGAGCGCGAATGCGTgcgtgctcctcggcgaaCTCGTCCAGCGCTTTCTTGCTTTGCTTgcgcgcaccagcgccgagagcgCTCAGGCGGCGAACCGCACAGAGCCTACCGCGTGGGACGTCGAGATGAGTCTCGAGCATGTAATGGGCTTTGGCGCGCTGACCGAGCTCAAGGAATGGGCGGACGAAGAAGGCGTGTGGAAGCGCGACCTTTCGCAGCTCATCCCCGAGCCGGTGCTgaagcagcgcgcgcgcctcgccgaaT ATGTGTCGCTCGGCGAAAAGAAGAGCGTGTCGGAGCTGCACTACCTCCCTATTTCGGACGGAATGCGTGCGGAGCTCGaagtgcgccgcgcgatcgacgaggccgaagAGGATGCGTGGGTCTGGGACGAGACACCCCCGCACGCAGACGATGTCGAGGCCGAAGAGCCCCTTGCTGAAACGACGACCGATACCCCATCGTACATCCCCCCGTTCCTCCCTGCGTTTCCAGACCTGGACGCGCTTCCCGGAGAGGAAATGCACATCGAGCCCGAACCGGCCAAGGAAGAGGCGCCGGGGCccgcgccgatgccgcgccCCCCGCCTGTGATCCTTCCCACGGCCgccaccgagctcgaccaggacgGCATCCGCCGCATctggcgccgccgcctgcctGTGTATACCGGGTCGCTGGTcgaaggcgcgccgcccgcgacgTCCTTcccgtcgctcgacgcggcacGCAACGGCCCCGCACCCGAAAAAGCGCAGAAacgctcgtcgctcgacgcgtttATGCATGCCACCGaagagctcgccgaggagaGCGCCCGGCCGACCCCGGTGTACCTCACTTCCCTCACGCATTCCCACCACGTCAATCCGAACTCGGCGGCGTTTATCGATGGGGCGGTcaagcggcggcggctggcGCACTGCTTTGTGGACCCCCAGCGGTACGAGCCGAACGACTCGATGCACGGCTGTGTGGATCTGCACCCAGCGTCGCCCGCGTGGGTGCCCGGCCCCAGTCTGCTGATTACGATCCCCAGCGCGCAGGGCAACATGGAGGAGAgcgcgcatgcggcgcCCGTCTTTACGCCGATCAACCCCCAAGGGCGCGTCGttgcgacggcgccgccctCCGGCGCGCTGTTCCCCACGATGTCGTATCGTTTCCCGGCGCAGCTATACAATGGTGTGCGTGTCgtggcgcctgcgccgctgctgcgcgtctTTTCGCGCAGTGGCGATCCCCctgcggtgctcgacgaccacCACACGGAGCGTGTGTTCCACGGCATggcggcgagccgcacgCTCATGACCGGCACCATGATGTCGGTGCAGCACCGCCACTCGCTCAGTGTGATGATCAACCGCTACCGCGGCGGCAACTCGATTCTGCaccctgcgctcgagcgcctgcgcttttcgcttgcggcgcagctcgcggcgcagcgccgtgcgctgcacgccgaagaggccgagcagctcgaagAGGAGCCGATCCGTGGCGAGCGCATCAAAATGCCCATTGCGGGCACCCTCGTGCATGCATGGGACTGGCCGACGGTCCTCCCGTGGGCCGATGCGGAAGAGCGCCCAGCAACGACGCAGTAG
- the SUV3 gene encoding RNA helicase (EggNog:ENOG503NVKA; COG:A), which produces MPRRGDTRRGDRRRNPQVQLAVPPKPISVASLRRLVDQGVEDFASDTDTIKLLAGLGIVPSALHAVLASQSKEVMRRADVDLGTLPHEPFAQIHAAVRCWAAQHGRTATASRLFAPWAAIAAEFDAAGHEAVRRACTHAFLQWLTHRLRYVLEKNTGLRADAAIAIRASLRQLALLHEVTDLRVPENAYAPARTLTRQIHMHVGPTNSGKTHGALVALSRARTGLYCGPLRLLAHEVWERLNEGTISPQIPPRACNLRTGEEQRIVDPLAGLVSCTVEMADPNSPYDVAVIDEIQMIGDMQRGPAWTQAVLGLAAKELHLCGEVSAVPLVRRLAALCGDVLHVHEYQRLTPLAVAPESLRNDLSKIQKGDCVVAFSRSAIFQLKKQIETHTQLQCAVAYGSLPPETKSEQAKLFNAGKLDVMVASDAIGMGLNLKIKRVIFDTLTKWNGSENVALSVSQIKQIAGRAGRYGTAEHGSNPGGQALTRHEQDMPLLHAALAAPTQPLPRAALQPASGLLESLALLLPFAEEKASASSAPASHGKARSLAALYQDMSLLAHVEPRSFVLANFASQQAIAPILEARSRNSLTHVEKEKWAHSPVNLRDERAVAWLGNAVELYARGELIPFEKCAEHLGTLEAEAAVLDVMQRAKARRSESGDAHAPLELFTSPADAEIHTIDTLMLLESHHRSLSLYLWLSYRFPLAFCFQDAVEQRKARTEDAIEFCLSAIRIQRARRLTKLGREHEHRHVVYGT; this is translated from the exons atgccgcggcgtggcgataccaggcgcggcgaccggcggcggAATCCCCAGGTCCAGCTGGCTGTACCCCCCAAGCCGATCTccgtcgcgtcgctccgGCGGCTTGTCGACCAAGGCGTCGAGGACTTTGCGTCGGATACAGATACCATCAAGCTGCTCGCGGGCCTCGGGATCGTCCCTTCTGCCTTGCACGCAGTACTCGCGTCGCAGTCCAAAGAGGTCATGCGGCgagccgacgtcgacctcggcacgcttCCTCACGAGCCCTTCGCCCAAATCCACGCAGCCGTGCGGtgctgggcggcgcagcacggccgcacggccaccgcgtcgcgcctcTTTGCACCGTGGGCCGCGATTGCAGCCGAGTTTGACGCGGCAGGGcacgaggccgtgcgccgcgcatgtACGCACGCCTTCCTCCAGTGGCTCACGCACCGCCTGCGGTATGTGCTCGAGAAGAATACGGGGCTGCGTGCAGACGCTGCGATTGCGATCCgggcgtcgctgcgccagcttgcgctcctgcacGAGGTAACGGATTTGCGTGTGCCGGAAAACGCCTATGCACCGGCACGCACGCTCACGCGCCAGATCCATATGCATGTGGGCCCTACCAACTCTGGCAagacgcacggcgcactcgTCGCACTGTCGCGTGCGCGTACAGGCCTGTACTGTGGTCCGCTGCGTCTCCTTGCGCACGAGGTGTGGGAGCGCCTGAACGAAGGCACCATCTCGCCGCAGATCCCCCCGCGCGCCTGCAACCTACGTACCGGCGaagagcagcgcatcgtcgaccCCCTTGCCGGGCTGGTCTCGTGCACGGTCGAGATGGCGGATCCCAACAGCCCCTACGACGTTGCGGTCATTGACGAGATCCAAATGATCGGCGATATGCAGCGGGGGCCGGCATGGACGCAGGCCGTGCTTGGCCTCGCTGCCAAGGAGCTGCACCTGTGCGGCGAGGTAAGCGCCGTcccgctcgtgcgccgccttgccGCGCTGTGTGGCGATGTGCTGCATGTGCACGAATACCAGCGCCTCACGCCGCTGGCGGTGGCGCCCGAGAGTCTGCGGAACGACCTGAGCAAGATCCAGAAAGGCGACTGTGTCGTCGCCTTTAGCCGCAGCGCCATCTTTCAGCTAAAGAAGCAGATCGAGACACACACGCAGCTGCAGTGTGCGGTGGCGTACGGCAGCCTACCCCCCGAGACCAAGAGCGAGCAGGCGAAGCTGTTCAATGCAGGCAAGCTCGATGTGAtggtcgcgagcgacgccaTCGGCATGGGTCTCAACCTCAAGATCAAGCGCGTGATCTTTGACACGCTGACCAAGTGGAACGGCAGCGAGAATGTCGCCCTGTCCGTCTCGCAAATCAAGCAGATTGCGGGCCGCGCGGGGCGGTACGGCACGGCAGAGCACGGAAGCAACCCCGGCGGCCAGGCCCTCACGCGGCACGAGCAGGACATGCCGCTGCTtcacgcggcgcttgccgcgccgacgcagccgctgcctcgcgccgcgctgcagcctGCGAGCGGCttgctcgagtcgctcgcgctgctcctgcCCTTTGCCGAGGAAAAGGCGAGTGCAAGCTCGGCGCCCGCATCGCACGGTAAGGCGCGCTCGCTGGCCGCGCTATACCAGGACATGTCGCTAttggcgcacgtcgagccgCGCTCGTTTGTCCTCGCCAACTTTGCATCGCAGCAGGCCATTGCGCCGATCCTCGAGGCACGCAGCCGCAACAGTCTCACGCACGTCGAGAAGGAAAAGTGGGCGCACTCCCCGGTGAatctgcgcgacgagcgcgctgtGGCGTGGCTCGGCAATGCGGTCGAGCTgtacgcgcgcggcgagctgatTCCCTTTGAAAagtgcgccgagcacctcggcacgctcgaggccgaagccgcggtgctcgacgtgatgcagcgtgccaaggcgcggcggagcgagtcgggcgacgcgcacgcccccctcgagctctttacgtcgccggccgacgccgagatCCACACGATCGACACGCTGATGCTCCTCGAGTCGCACCATcgctcgctctcgctctACCTCTGGCTGTCGTACCGCTTCCCTTTGGCGTTTTGCTTCCaggacgcggtcgagcagcgcaaggcgcgcaccgaggaCGCGATCGAGTTCTGCCTGAGTGCTATTCGCAtccagcgtgcgcgccgcctcaccaagctcggccgcgagcacGAA CATCGCCACGTTGTGTATGGTACATAG
- a CDS encoding diphthine--ammonia ligase (EggNog:ENOG503NVBK; COG:J), with amino-acid sequence MKVVGLLSGGKDSCFNLCHCVLQGHEIVALATLAPPSGKDEIDSYMYQTVGHDAVHAVAAAMGLPLYRAEITGEPLNQGAVYGARDPQATEKSAGDETEDLYRLLCTVKAHHPDVEGVSVGAILSNYQRVRVEHVALRPELLMQPLAFLWQRNQSHLLHEMNTSGLCAVILKVAGIGLTERDLGKTLQQLQPKLENLHALYGAHVCGEGGEYETLSLDSPLFVKRVELRNTETVIHSDAAFASVSYLRVPEAVLCDKEPGSFGQEAVHASMRAPPLLDPLGVQAYEVAHGGDQGPFSTFPAALPCRPTVQSCERGAWIAVGDVSGTGPSFEDEVRSALERLRTTLAAHGYAMTDICHMNVYLASQALFPTLNAIYCAQFGAAPPSRACVALPLGDGGVRVVLDAVAHRDTQPPGRRTLHVQSRSYWAPANIGPYSQAVNSDHRVWIAGQIGMEPTTLDVVPEPAMQVALALQHVRRIVLAVREWSYAPTEGYVEGGVCWIATRHAHSLSRAVGAVWHAEADDDSAHAHQQSDDTAWLGECRSPLQVPLLIVQLAPDALPKHAAVEWQLTASTGRSRFGPADDEEDAYNVPTYVDGSFVHEHVECVYRLAYVAVLGTACGVATLRATDAPDAPDAHSPLFASYLAQALHVRLVHAADASPTAADALLAPLGRATTHVPAYGWAPSGGALTTDGAAIAFVC; translated from the exons ATGAAGGTCGTGGGGCTGCTGTCGGGCGGCAAGGACAGCTGCTTTAATCTGTGCCACTGCGTCCTGCAGGGCCACGAGATCGTGGCACTGGCGACGCTTGCGCCACCCAGCGGCAAGG ATGAGATTGATTCGTACATGTACCAGACGGTCGGGCACGATGCGGTGCACGCGGTGGCCGCCGCGATGGGCCTGCCCCTGTACCGTGCGGAAATCAccggcgagccgctgaACCAAGGCGCCGTGTACGGAGCGCGCGACCCGCAAGCAACAGAAAAgagcgcgggcgacgagaCCGAGGATCTGTACCGCCTCTTGTGCACCGTCAAAGCGCACCACCCCGATGTAGAAGGCGtgagcgtcggcgcgatCCTGTCCAACTaccagcgcgtgcgcgtcgagcatgt tgcgctgcgccccgagctgctcaTGCAGCCGCTCGCCTTCCTCTGGCAGCGGAATCAGTCGCATCTTTTGCACGAAATGAATACGTCGGGCCTCTGCGCGGTGATTCTCAAGGTCGCGGGCATCGGCCTGACGGAACGCGACCTGGGCAagacgctgcagcagctaCAGCCGAAGCTCGAGAATCTG CACGCCTTGTACGGCGCACACGTCTgcggcgagggcggcgaGTACGAAACCCTCTCGCTCGACTCGCCGCTGTTTGTGAAGCGAGTGGAGCT gcgcaaCACCGAGACGGTGATCcactcggacgcggcgtTTGCGAGCGTGAGCTATCTGCGTGTCcccgaggcggtgctcTGCGACAAGGAGCCGGGGTCATTCGGGCAGGAGGCCGTGCATGCGAGCATGCGTGCGCCACCCCTTCTTGAcccgctcggcgtgcaggcCTACGAGGTGGCCCATGGCGGAGACCAAGGCCCCTTTTCGACGTTccccgccgcgctgccgtGCCGTCCCACGGTGCAGTcgtgcgagcgcggcgcatggatcgcggtcggcgacgtgaGCGGCACCGGCCCGTCGTTtgaggacgaggtgcgcagcgccctAGAAAGGCTCCGCACGAcactcgcggcgcacggctACGCCATGACGGATATCTGCCACATGAACGTGTACCTGGCCTCGCAGGCGCTCTTTCCCACGCTCAATGCGATCTACTGCGCCCAGTTTGGCGCCGCCCCCccctcgcgcgcgtgcgtcgcgctgccgctcggcgacggcggcgtgcgtgtgGTGCTggacgccgtcgcgcaccgtgATACCCAGCCCcccgggcggcgcacgctccatGTGCAGAGCCGGAGCTACTGGGCACCGGCCAACATTGGCCCCTACTCGCAAGCGGTGAATTCCGACCACCGCGTGTGGATTGCCGGGCAGATTGGCATGGAGcccacgacgctcgacgttGTGCCCGAGCCTGCGATGCAGGTTGCactggcgctgcagcatgtgcgccgcatcgtgcTTGCCGTGCGCGAATGGAGCTATGCGCCGACAGAGGGGTACGTAGAAGGGGGCGTGTGCTGGATCGCTACGCGCCATGCCCACTCGCTCAGccgcgcggtcggcgcggtgtggcacgccgaggcggacgacgacagcgcgcatgcgcaccAGCAGAGCGACGACACGGCGTGGCTCGGCGAGTGCCGCAGCCCCCTGCAGGTCCCTCTGCTCATTGTGCAGCTTGCGCCGGATGCCCTGCCGAAGCACGCTGCGGTCGAGTGGCAGCTCACCGCGAGCACCGGGCGTTCGCGCTTTGGTcctgccgacgacgaggaggacgcgTACAATGTGCCGACCTATGTGGACGGCTCGTTTGTGCACGAGCATGTCGAGTGTGTGTACCGCCTTGCGTACGTCGCTgtgctcggcaccgcgtgcggcgtcgcgacgctgcgcgcgaccgacgcgcccgacgcgcccgatGCGCATTCCCCCCTCTTTGCGTCGTACCTCGCGCAAGCGCTGCAcgtccgcctcgtgcacgccgccgacgcctcccccacggccgccgacgcgctcctcgccccCCTGGGCCGCGCCACGACGCACGTCCCTGCCTATGGCTGGGCGCCGAGTGGCGGCGCCCTGACGACCGATGGAGCCGCGATCGCGTTTGTATGCTAA
- the WBP1 gene encoding oligosaccharyl transferase glycoprotein complex, beta subunit (COG:O; TransMembrane:1 (n5-16c21/22o447-470i); SECRETED:SignalP(1-21); EggNog:ENOG503NWIM) — protein sequence MWQRWLGVVCALALCVQAALAVSAYGNRVLLVLDDEKENYSSFIETLDQSGYQVTLAKSGDAKRDDVLFSFGERQYDHLALLVPELKGLKDALAPQQLVRFAEDGGNLLVGLSPRVSEAWRDFAREFRLEVSERDTKLVDHFGYDAERDLGDHAAVLVGGRRAHFAAGGAANERVFSQATREALEREPLMYRGIAHWIGPNPLAFSILAPPATSYQSEVPKIVGGEAKGIKKLEAHHDAAELLTGFDAASPDATASLVSAVQLRPNSARVTFVGSVELFGNALYGDDVRPLQRAVVDDIVQWTFQERGVLRVVRSGHERVRKSEEDVRPDYEEELGVAAKMYRVKDEVFFVLELQQFEHEWQPAPTDLDIQLAVTMLDPYITLPLEGHVDGEHTRYQGSFRLPDRHGVFTLRVNWKRHGWSYVLTEDVVPVRPFNHDEYPRYLSSSWPYISGALSTMLGFAVFVALWLLLPVDKAPGKTE from the coding sequence ATGTGGCAGCGTTGGCTGGGAGTGGTGTGTGCGTTGGCACTGTGtgtgcaggcggcgctggctgTGAGCGCGTACGGAAACCGCGTGCTTCTGGTGCTGGATGACGAAAAAGAAAACTACTCGAGCTTTATCGAGACCCTCGACCAGAGCGGCTACCAGGTGACCCTGGCCAAGTCGGGCGATgcgaagcgcgacgacgtccTGTTCTCgttcggcgagcgccagtACGACCACCTTGCACTGCTCGTGCCGGAGCTCAAAGGGCTGaaggatgcgctcgcgccgcagcagctcgtgcgcttcGCCGAAGACGGCGGAAacctgctcgtcggcctctCGCCGCGGGTGAGCGAGGCATGGCGCGACTTTGCGCGCGAgttccgcctcgaggtgagcgagcgcgacacgaagctcgtcgaccacTTTGGGTacgacgcggagcgcgatCTCGGCGACCATGCggccgtcctcgtcggcggacgccgcgcgcactttgcggcgggcggcgcggcgaacGAGCGTGTCTTTtcgcaggcgacgcgcgaggcactcgagcgcgagccgctcaTGTACCGCGGCATTGCGCACTGGATCGGCCCGAATCCGCTCGCCTTTTCGATCCTCGCGCCCCCTGCGACTTCCTACCAGTCGGAGGTGCCCAAgatcgtcggcggcgaggcaaAAGGCATCAagaagctcgaggcgcaccacgacgccgccgagctcctcaCCGGCTTTGACGCGGCCTCGCCGGACgccaccgcgtcgctcgtgtcggccgtgcagctgcgcccGAACTCGGCGCGTGTCACGTTTGTGGGCAGCGTCGAGCTCTTTGGAAATGCGCTCTacggcgacgacgtgcggcctctgcagcgcgcggtcgtcgacgacATTGTCCAGTGGACGTtccaggagcgcggcgtcctccgcgtcgtgcgctccggccacgagcgcgtgcgcaagaGCGAGGAAGACGTCCGCCCGGACTACGAAGaagagctcggcgtcgcggccaaGATGTACCGCGTCAAGGACGAGGTGTTCttcgtgctcgagctgcagcagttTGAGCACGAGTggcagccggcgccgacggaCCTCGACATCCAGCTGGCGGTGACGATGCTGGACCCGTACATCACGCTGCCTCTCGAGGggcacgtcgacggcgagcacaCGCGCTACCAAGGCTCGTTCCGCCTCCCAGACCGCCACGGCGTCTTTACGCTGCGCGTCAACTGGAAGCGCCACGGATGGTCGTACGTGCTGACGGAGGACGTCGTTCCCGTGCGTCCGTTCAACCACGACGAGTACCCCCGCTACctctcgagctcgtggccGTACATTTCGGGCGCGCTCTCGACGATGCTGGGCTTTGCCGTGTTTGTCGCGCTCTGGCTCTTGCTGCCGGTCGACAAGGCGCCGGGCAAGACGGAATAG